Proteins encoded within one genomic window of Chelatococcus sp. HY11:
- a CDS encoding branched-chain amino acid ABC transporter permease, with amino-acid sequence MSAFINVVTVGLLLGGIYGLVSIGLNLIFGVIRIVNFAQGEFVMLGMYGAYLAYLLIGVDPYVSILVVVPSLFLFGVVVQRFILQPLQNEPMMQVFATFGLLLLLQNMVLAITRGMSYTVPTPLSQVHFDLGGVSLSLSRLIVLLSVCVVAIGLSWFLKHTLLGKSVRAVTQDRRSARLMGINVEWTYMLTFGTGAALAGLAGTLLAPIYTMSPQIGGNFIVAAFAVVVLGGLGSVWGAFAGGFIIGMIEAFAGYYVNPELKHVAWFLVFIIVLIVRPSGLFGVMGAEEVGLREQN; translated from the coding sequence ATGTCAGCCTTTATCAACGTCGTCACAGTCGGCTTGCTGCTTGGCGGTATATACGGACTCGTCAGTATCGGGTTGAATCTCATCTTTGGCGTCATCCGCATTGTCAATTTCGCCCAGGGCGAATTCGTTATGCTGGGCATGTACGGCGCTTATCTCGCGTATCTGTTGATCGGCGTCGATCCCTATGTGTCCATCCTGGTGGTGGTGCCGAGCCTGTTCCTCTTCGGCGTGGTGGTTCAGCGCTTCATCCTGCAACCGCTGCAGAACGAACCGATGATGCAGGTCTTTGCCACCTTCGGCCTGCTGCTGTTGCTGCAGAACATGGTCCTGGCGATTACCCGCGGCATGAGCTACACCGTGCCGACGCCCTTGTCGCAGGTCCATTTCGACCTTGGCGGGGTGAGCCTCAGCCTCTCGCGGCTCATTGTCCTGCTTTCCGTTTGCGTTGTCGCCATCGGGCTCAGCTGGTTCCTGAAGCACACGCTTCTCGGCAAATCCGTGCGCGCGGTGACACAGGATCGCCGTTCGGCCCGGCTCATGGGCATCAATGTCGAGTGGACCTACATGCTCACCTTCGGCACGGGCGCGGCGCTGGCCGGGCTCGCCGGCACCCTGCTCGCGCCGATCTACACCATGTCGCCGCAGATCGGCGGGAACTTCATTGTCGCGGCCTTCGCAGTAGTTGTTCTCGGCGGGCTCGGCAGCGTCTGGGGCGCCTTCGCCGGGGGGTTCATCATCGGCATGATCGAGGCGTTCGCCGGGTACTACGTCAATCCGGAACTCAAGCATGTCGCCTGGTTCCTCGTGTTTATCATCGTGCTGATCGTCCGTCCGAGCGGACTATTCGGTGTCATGGGCGCTGAAGAGGTAGGTCTCCGTGAGCAGAACTGA
- a CDS encoding ABC transporter substrate-binding protein, protein MIKFTKRSLLLAAAGSLALAGGSAHAQDAFKVGAINPYSGAVALYGDEVTRGYELAAEKINANGGLLGKPIKIIRGNATNAQEAIASIDQLSTRDNVDVFIGTYMSAVAAAGSEAALQYDKLYWDTNALAANLTERGLPNFVRSGPSAGTFAELSAKAVVDLVANGLGKKPGDLKVWITHEDSVYGTTIGDRQAELLKEAGVKVVGKTPYSAKSIDLTDVILRMRDGAPDVWLSTGYIPDSNLLLRTAQGQNFKPPVTIFNGTADTKETLEALGPAGLEGIFVVSYPRYDISEKFGPGKDEYLAAYKAKFGGEPIAPQSLNAYVGFQVMAEAIKAAGGTKPEAVVAAAKALNKPLGSYATGFGVKFDDKMQNGLAFPTVGQWQGGKVVTVYPNEAAVPGVKPIGLSSK, encoded by the coding sequence ATGATCAAGTTCACGAAGCGTAGCCTTTTGCTTGCCGCGGCCGGCAGTCTGGCCCTCGCCGGTGGCAGCGCCCACGCGCAGGACGCGTTCAAAGTTGGTGCCATCAACCCTTACTCCGGAGCGGTCGCCCTCTATGGAGACGAGGTCACACGCGGCTATGAACTTGCCGCCGAGAAGATCAACGCCAATGGCGGATTGCTTGGAAAGCCGATCAAGATCATCCGCGGCAATGCCACGAACGCGCAGGAGGCGATCGCCTCGATCGACCAGTTATCGACCCGCGACAACGTCGATGTCTTCATCGGCACCTACATGAGCGCGGTCGCCGCCGCCGGCAGCGAGGCGGCATTGCAGTATGACAAGCTCTACTGGGACACGAATGCGCTTGCCGCCAACCTCACCGAGCGCGGCCTGCCGAACTTCGTGCGGTCGGGGCCTTCGGCCGGCACCTTTGCCGAACTCTCGGCTAAGGCGGTGGTCGATCTCGTCGCCAACGGTCTCGGCAAGAAGCCGGGTGATCTGAAGGTCTGGATCACCCATGAGGATTCAGTCTATGGCACCACGATCGGCGATCGCCAGGCGGAGCTTCTGAAAGAGGCGGGTGTCAAGGTCGTCGGCAAGACGCCCTATAGCGCCAAGTCCATCGATCTGACGGACGTGATCTTGCGCATGCGCGACGGCGCGCCCGACGTGTGGCTGAGCACCGGCTACATCCCTGACAGCAATCTTCTGTTGCGCACCGCGCAAGGCCAGAACTTCAAGCCGCCGGTAACGATCTTCAACGGTACCGCCGATACCAAGGAGACCCTCGAGGCTCTGGGCCCGGCGGGTCTCGAAGGCATTTTCGTCGTGTCCTATCCGCGCTACGATATTTCGGAGAAATTCGGCCCGGGCAAGGACGAGTATCTCGCCGCCTATAAGGCGAAGTTCGGCGGCGAGCCGATCGCGCCCCAGAGCCTCAACGCCTATGTCGGCTTTCAGGTAATGGCCGAGGCCATCAAGGCGGCGGGCGGGACAAAGCCCGAGGCCGTCGTTGCCGCGGCGAAAGCATTGAACAAGCCGCTCGGCTCCTATGCGACGGGTTTTGGCGTGAAGTTCGATGACAAGATGCAGAACGGGCTGGCCTTCCCGACGGTGGGCCAGTGGCAGGGCGGCAAGGTCGTCACCGTGTATCCGAATGAAGCGGCTGTTCCGGGCGTCAAGCCCATCGGCCTTTCTTCCAAGTAA
- a CDS encoding LLM class flavin-dependent oxidoreductase — translation MADKRSDEIKLGVFYWPGGHHVAGWRHPDGETDSAFNYQRCVELAKTAQRGKFDLFFLADLVGIRPENLDAQAGAARAVYFEPLTLLAALAAVTDRIGLVATATTTYNEPYHLARKFASLDLISGGRVGWNLVTSHNQAEAANFSANPHMAHADRYVRATEFAEVVKGLWDSWEDDAIEANKETGRYFDPAKMHFLNHNGPLFSVKGPLNVPRSPQGQPVIVQAGSSGPGRDLAAQTAEVIFTAAESLAEGQAFYADAKGRLAAHGRSPDDLVIMPGIFPVIGRTEAEAKEKYEYLQSLVQPSVGMFLLQHLLGRDLSAYPLDEPLPDLADHDGAKGRTEVILRMARKDNLTLRQLYLNVAVARGHNVVIGSPSQVADVMEAWFDGRAADGFNVLPPVFPTGLNEFVDLVVPELQRRGRFRTEYSGATLREHLGLRKPAFKAPDAR, via the coding sequence ATGGCTGACAAGCGTAGCGATGAGATCAAACTCGGTGTGTTCTACTGGCCGGGCGGTCACCATGTGGCTGGCTGGCGCCATCCCGACGGCGAGACCGACAGCGCTTTCAACTATCAGCGGTGCGTGGAACTCGCGAAGACCGCGCAGCGCGGCAAGTTTGATCTGTTTTTTCTGGCCGATCTCGTCGGTATTCGCCCGGAGAACCTGGACGCGCAGGCCGGCGCCGCGCGCGCGGTCTATTTCGAGCCATTGACATTGCTGGCGGCGCTCGCGGCCGTGACTGATAGGATCGGGCTCGTGGCGACCGCGACAACCACCTACAACGAGCCCTACCACCTGGCGCGCAAGTTCGCCTCGCTCGACCTTATCAGTGGTGGCCGCGTCGGATGGAACCTTGTCACCTCCCACAATCAGGCGGAGGCGGCCAATTTCAGTGCCAACCCGCATATGGCGCACGCGGACCGCTATGTCCGCGCCACCGAATTTGCTGAGGTCGTCAAAGGGCTATGGGACAGCTGGGAAGACGACGCCATCGAGGCGAACAAGGAAACGGGCCGCTATTTCGATCCGGCGAAGATGCATTTCCTCAATCACAACGGCCCGTTGTTTTCGGTGAAAGGTCCGTTGAACGTGCCGCGATCGCCCCAGGGACAGCCGGTCATCGTCCAGGCCGGATCATCGGGCCCCGGGCGCGATCTCGCCGCGCAGACCGCCGAAGTGATTTTCACGGCCGCTGAAAGCCTCGCGGAAGGCCAGGCTTTCTACGCCGACGCGAAGGGGCGTCTTGCCGCCCACGGCCGCAGCCCCGACGACCTGGTCATCATGCCGGGCATCTTCCCGGTGATCGGCCGCACCGAGGCCGAGGCGAAGGAAAAATACGAGTACCTGCAATCGCTCGTGCAGCCATCGGTCGGCATGTTCCTGCTTCAGCATCTGCTGGGCCGCGACCTCTCAGCCTATCCGCTGGACGAGCCGCTGCCGGACCTTGCCGATCACGACGGCGCGAAGGGACGGACTGAGGTCATCCTGCGGATGGCGCGTAAAGACAACCTGACGCTCCGGCAGCTTTATCTCAACGTCGCCGTCGCGCGCGGGCACAATGTGGTCATCGGCTCCCCCAGCCAGGTTGCGGACGTGATGGAAGCCTGGTTCGACGGACGCGCCGCCGACGGCTTCAATGTGCTGCCGCCCGTGTTTCCCACGGGCCTGAACGAGTTCGTCGACCTCGTGGTCCCGGAACTCCAGCGCCGCGGCCGCTTCCGCACGGAGTATAGCGGCGCCACGCTGCGGGAGCATCTGGGGCTGCGCAAGCCCGCCTTCAAGGCGCCGGACGCACGCTGA
- a CDS encoding IclR family transcriptional regulator C-terminal domain-containing protein: MADEGVKSARRVFEFLEYFAAVQRSVSVAELATHYGYPNSSVSSIMRTMVGMGYLSYNGSARTYLPTARLTFLVDWVATQLYDQERVRAIMQDLSDATGETILLGVQNGIQAQYVQIIDATGPVRLHAEPGSFRGLGTTAVGHILLARHDDAQISRLIRRINSDTPDPSKKLDPSALIEKVRKARAQGYALSISGVVKGAGAIAMLLPESLGATPLAIGISSVEAVIVGNEQAYVDLLRTTIQKRTVGAANWGEQT; this comes from the coding sequence ATGGCGGATGAGGGAGTGAAATCAGCCAGGCGGGTTTTCGAGTTTCTCGAATATTTCGCGGCGGTGCAGCGCAGCGTCTCGGTCGCGGAACTGGCGACGCACTACGGCTATCCCAATTCCAGCGTGTCCTCGATCATGCGCACGATGGTCGGCATGGGGTACCTCAGCTACAACGGCTCGGCGCGCACTTACCTGCCGACGGCGCGCCTGACGTTCCTCGTCGATTGGGTGGCGACCCAGCTCTACGATCAGGAACGGGTGCGTGCGATCATGCAGGATCTGAGCGACGCCACCGGCGAGACGATCCTGCTCGGCGTGCAGAATGGTATTCAGGCGCAATATGTTCAGATCATCGACGCCACCGGGCCGGTGCGGCTTCATGCCGAGCCCGGCAGCTTCCGCGGGCTCGGCACGACGGCGGTCGGGCATATCCTGCTGGCGCGCCACGACGACGCGCAGATCAGCCGGCTGATCCGCCGCATCAACAGCGACACGCCCGATCCCTCAAAGAAACTCGACCCATCCGCGCTCATCGAGAAGGTGCGCAAGGCGCGTGCGCAGGGCTATGCCCTGTCCATCAGCGGTGTCGTCAAGGGCGCCGGCGCGATCGCGATGCTGCTGCCGGAGAGCCTGGGCGCCACCCCGCTGGCGATCGGCATATCGAGCGTCGAAGCGGTTATCGTCGGAAACGAGCAGGCTTATGTGGACCTCCTCCGCACAACCATACAGAAGCGGACAGTTGGAGCCGCGAATTGGGGGGAGCAGACATGA
- a CDS encoding LysR family transcriptional regulator translates to MNLRQMEVFHAIMRAGSVTGAARLLNVTQPAVSAVLRHCEDQLRIKLFERTGGRLQPTPEAEAIFPDIANIFQRVETVSRVANDLAGGRLGNITVAATFAIANGPLAEAVAVFSRFKPSVRFSVHALPTHQVIDRVSRREADFGLGFGPIRDPAVEAELLASAEIACIMPTDHPLAQEEVITVEKLAGHPIITYAPHTPIGGPVETAFRDCDVELVRAVQVNYSMTAFVLAARGAGIAMVEPLLLSAASMPSLVARRFEPRITVETMLIHPIGRGQTRTMRSFIDTLKTKISETYGTVLPESIDGSPSS, encoded by the coding sequence ATGAACCTGCGGCAGATGGAAGTCTTCCACGCGATCATGCGCGCCGGTTCGGTCACCGGCGCCGCCCGGCTTCTAAACGTGACGCAGCCGGCCGTGAGCGCCGTGCTGCGCCATTGCGAGGACCAGTTGCGCATCAAGCTGTTCGAGCGCACCGGCGGGCGGCTGCAGCCCACGCCCGAAGCGGAAGCCATCTTCCCCGACATCGCCAACATCTTCCAGCGCGTCGAAACCGTCAGCCGCGTCGCCAACGATCTCGCCGGCGGCAGACTTGGCAACATCACGGTTGCGGCCACCTTCGCCATCGCCAATGGCCCCCTGGCCGAAGCCGTTGCCGTCTTCTCCCGCTTCAAACCGTCGGTCCGGTTCTCCGTCCATGCCTTGCCCACCCATCAGGTCATCGATCGCGTGTCCCGTCGCGAAGCCGATTTCGGCCTTGGCTTCGGGCCGATCAGGGATCCCGCGGTCGAGGCGGAGCTGCTGGCGAGCGCCGAGATCGCCTGCATCATGCCGACCGACCATCCGCTGGCGCAGGAAGAGGTCATCACCGTCGAGAAGCTCGCCGGGCATCCGATTATCACCTACGCGCCGCACACCCCGATCGGCGGGCCAGTGGAAACAGCCTTCCGGGACTGCGACGTGGAACTGGTACGCGCCGTGCAGGTCAACTATTCGATGACGGCCTTCGTCCTGGCCGCGCGCGGCGCGGGCATCGCGATGGTCGAGCCTCTGCTGCTCAGCGCAGCCTCCATGCCATCGCTTGTGGCGCGCAGGTTCGAACCAAGGATCACCGTGGAAACCATGCTGATCCATCCCATCGGCCGAGGACAGACGCGGACGATGCGGAGCTTCATCGATACCTTGAAGACCAAGATCTCGGAGACCTATGGCACTGTGCTGCCGGAGTCGATCGACGGCAGCCCATCATCCTGA